One window of the Lycorma delicatula isolate Av1 chromosome 3, ASM4794821v1, whole genome shotgun sequence genome contains the following:
- the RpL24 gene encoding ribosomal protein L24: MKIGLCAYSGYKIYPGHGKTMVKTDGKTFTFLNAKCESSHLMKRNPRKVTWTVLYRRKHKKGQEEEQAKKRTRRTQKFQRAIVGASLTDILAKRNMKPEIRKAQREQAIRAAKEQKKASKAAKKPPPAPKGKAPAKAKAAKVQPKSAPRVGGKR, translated from the exons ATGAA GATCGGTCTTTGCGCGTACAGTGGATATAAGATATATCCTGGTCATGGAAAAACCATGGTCAAAACTGATGGAAAG acTTTCACATTCCTTAATGCAAAATGTGAATCATCACATCTTATGAAGAGGAATCCTCGTAAAGTAACATGGACGGTATTATATAg GCGTAAACATAAGAAAGGTCAAGAAGAAGAACAGGCGAAAAAGAGAACAAGACGTACTCAGAAGTTTCAGCGGGCTATTGTTGGAGCATCTCTTACTGATATCTTAGCAAAGAGAAACATGAAACCTGAAATTAGGAAAGCACAGAGAGAACAAGCGAttcg tgCCGCTAAAGAACAGAAAAAAGCATCAAAAGCAGCTAAGAAACCTCCTCCAGCTCCAAAG GGCAAGGCTCCTGCTAAAGCCAAGGCTGCCAAAGTGCAACCAAAATCTGCTCCTCGTGTTGGTGGAAAACGTTAA